One region of Psychrobacter sp. DAB_AL43B genomic DNA includes:
- the msrB gene encoding peptide-methionine (R)-S-oxide reductase MsrB has translation MQDNQLSKEEISQLTEADWKERLSADEYHVMREKGTERPHTGVYNDINDKGIYNCKGCGAKLFDSSSKFDASCGWPSFDQGIDSSAIDEHVDDSLGMRRTEVTCSNCGAHLGHVFPDGPRETTGMRYCINSVSIDLDKTEE, from the coding sequence ATGCAAGACAATCAACTGAGCAAAGAAGAAATCAGCCAATTGACAGAAGCTGATTGGAAAGAGCGCCTGAGTGCTGACGAGTATCATGTGATGCGCGAGAAGGGCACAGAGCGTCCACATACTGGTGTTTATAACGATATCAATGATAAAGGGATATATAACTGTAAAGGTTGTGGCGCAAAATTATTCGATTCAAGCAGCAAGTTTGATGCTAGTTGCGGCTGGCCAAGTTTCGATCAAGGTATCGATAGTAGTGCTATCGATGAACATGTCGATGACTCATTGGGTATGCGCCGTACGGAAGTCACTTGTAGCAACTGCGGTGCGCATTTAGGTCATGTGTTCCCTGATGGTCCACGTGAGACGACTGGCATGCGCTATTGCATCAACTCAGTGTCTATTGATTTAGATAAAACTGAAGAATAG
- a CDS encoding glutathione peroxidase, whose translation MSTIYDFNAERMDATSQPFSDYEGKVLLIVNTASKCGFTPQFEGLEAMYQQYKDQGLVVIGFPCNQFGSQDPGSNDEIGAFCQKNYGVSFPMMAKVDVNGKDAHPIFEWLKKQKGGLLTDGIKWNFTKFLIDSKGQVIDRYAPTTKPDAIKTDVEATLVAVSV comes from the coding sequence ATGAGCACTATTTACGACTTTAACGCTGAGCGTATGGACGCTACCTCGCAACCATTCTCTGATTATGAAGGTAAGGTACTATTGATCGTCAACACCGCAAGCAAATGTGGATTTACCCCGCAATTTGAAGGTTTAGAGGCGATGTATCAGCAATATAAAGATCAAGGGTTAGTAGTCATCGGTTTTCCTTGTAATCAATTCGGCAGCCAAGATCCCGGTAGTAATGATGAGATTGGTGCGTTTTGTCAAAAAAATTATGGCGTTAGCTTTCCGATGATGGCAAAGGTTGATGTTAATGGTAAAGACGCCCATCCGATTTTTGAATGGCTAAAGAAGCAAAAGGGCGGGCTGCTCACAGATGGTATTAAATGGAATTTCACCAAGTTTTTAATCGATAGTAAAGGGCAGGTAATCGACCGCTATGCACCAACAACCAAACCTGATGCCATAAAAACTGATGTAGAAGCGACATTGGTAGCCGTCAGTGTATAA